In Necator americanus strain Aroian chromosome IV, whole genome shotgun sequence, the following proteins share a genomic window:
- a CDS encoding hypothetical protein (NECATOR_CHRIV.G17033.T1), which yields MWILVVYLVVIASTVPIETETDTDIENQAQAAPAAPIRAAPDNDTTNCKDTLSDCSRYQKLCTNERYKHVMITQCAKTCNLCETPCLDRTPRCVEWNNNGFCSSQFYPSSMKEFLCAQTCKICDSPGSTTSAPTSPK from the exons atgtgGATATTGGTTGTATATTTGGTTGTGATTGCGTCAACAGTTCCGATAGAGACCGAGACCGATACGGACATTGAGAACCAGGCTCAAGCAGCTCCGGCGGCTCCAATAAGAGCGGCACCCGATAACGACACTACG AACTGCAAAGATACCCTCAGTGACTGTTCTCGGTATCAAAAATTGTGCACGAACGAAAGATACAAGCACGTGATGATCACACAATGTGCCAAAACATGCAATTTATGCGAGACCCCGTGCTTGGATAGAACTCCAAG ATGTGTCGAATGGAACAACAATGGATTCTGTTCGAGCCAATTCTACCCGTCTTCAATGAAAGAGTTTCTCTGTGCCCAAACGTGTAAAATATGCGATAGCCCTGGATCCACTACGTCTGCTCCTACGTcaccaaaataa